A window from Rhodospirillales bacterium encodes these proteins:
- a CDS encoding DHA2 family efflux MFS transporter permease subunit — MLTTIMPLLDTTIANVALPSMQGNLSATRDQINWVLTSYIVATAIMTAPAGALAARLGRRRVFVVAVVGFTVASMLCGAASSLVELVLFRVLQGGFGAALVPLSQAVLLDTYPREKHASAMAVWGLGVMVGPILGPTLGGYITEFYDWRWIFYINLPLGILALLGILAFVPETPRHAAGSFDYFGFIALCVAIGALQLMLDRGESQDWFASTEIVVEAVAAALFLYMFLVHMFTTRHPFLEPGLFWDRNFAFGLILVFVVGVVHLGTLVLLPPFLQNLMGFPALTTGYVIAPRGLGTMVGLILVSRAARKIDGRLLILFGMIFNAFSLWELSGFTAEVPVMTIVWTGFVQGLGLGFVFVPLSTMAFATLAPRYRTEGTAMFSLMRNIGGSIGISVVVTLLTQDIQVAHMEIANGLTPFHAALHGPWLPGTWDWRTAAGVAALDGEVTRQAATIAFLNDFTLLMWLAVLSTPLLLLVPKAKPQKTATAFVED; from the coding sequence ATGCTGACGACGATCATGCCGTTGCTGGACACCACCATCGCGAACGTGGCTCTCCCGTCGATGCAGGGAAACCTGTCGGCGACTCGCGACCAGATCAACTGGGTCCTGACGTCCTACATCGTTGCCACCGCGATCATGACCGCCCCGGCCGGAGCGCTGGCCGCGCGGCTCGGGCGCAGGCGCGTGTTCGTCGTCGCGGTGGTGGGGTTCACCGTCGCCTCGATGCTGTGCGGAGCGGCCTCGTCGCTGGTCGAACTCGTGCTCTTCCGCGTCCTGCAAGGTGGGTTCGGGGCCGCGCTGGTACCGCTGTCGCAGGCCGTATTGCTCGATACCTATCCGCGCGAAAAGCACGCCTCGGCTATGGCGGTGTGGGGACTCGGGGTCATGGTGGGTCCGATCCTCGGGCCAACGCTCGGCGGCTACATCACGGAGTTCTACGACTGGCGTTGGATTTTCTACATCAATCTGCCCCTCGGAATTCTGGCGCTGCTCGGAATTCTGGCGTTCGTGCCCGAGACGCCTCGTCATGCGGCCGGCAGCTTCGATTATTTTGGTTTCATCGCCCTGTGCGTCGCCATTGGCGCGCTGCAGTTGATGCTTGACCGCGGCGAGTCGCAGGACTGGTTCGCATCAACCGAAATCGTCGTCGAAGCGGTCGCCGCCGCGCTGTTCCTCTACATGTTTCTGGTCCACATGTTCACGACGCGCCATCCCTTTCTCGAACCGGGCCTGTTCTGGGACCGCAATTTTGCTTTTGGTTTGATCTTGGTTTTCGTGGTCGGCGTCGTGCATCTCGGAACGCTCGTCCTGCTGCCGCCATTTTTGCAGAATCTGATGGGCTTTCCGGCTCTGACCACGGGGTACGTCATTGCCCCGCGCGGCCTCGGCACCATGGTTGGCTTAATTCTCGTCAGCCGCGCGGCCCGAAAGATCGACGGGCGGCTTCTAATTCTGTTCGGCATGATCTTCAATGCCTTCTCCCTGTGGGAACTATCAGGCTTCACCGCCGAGGTGCCCGTCATGACCATCGTCTGGACCGGCTTCGTCCAGGGGTTGGGGTTGGGCTTTGTCTTTGTGCCGCTCAGCACCATGGCTTTTGCGACATTGGCGCCACGCTACCGAACCGAGGGCACGGCGATGTTCAGCCTGATGCGCAACATCGGCGGTAGCATCGGAATTTCGGTCGTGGTCACTTTATTGACGCAGGACATCCAGGTCGCGCACATGGAGATCGCCAACGGCCTGACGCCCTTCCACGCCGCGTTGCACGGGCCGTGGCTTCCGGGAACGTGGGATTGGCGCACCGCGGCCGGCGTCGCCGCGCTCGACGGCGAGGTGACGCGCCAGGCGGCGACCATCGCCTTCCTCAACGACTTCACCCTCTTGATGTGGCTGGCGGTTCTGTCCACGCCGCTGTTGTTGCTGGTCCCGAAAGCCAAGCCCCAGAAGACCGCGACGGCTTTTGTCGAGGATTGA
- a CDS encoding cyclic nucleotide-binding domain-containing protein encodes MQHNAIERLLRTDLLAGVPENLLRALDPPPQLISIRTGDTLIEQGRQGDAFYLLVHGRLRAFVAGKDGMSRRVGDVLPGEGVGEMSLLTNDLTAATVRATHDCELVRFSRESYKQLMESSPAAALQVARMVIKRLRKGLSEQRRTLPYRVIAILPRDDRIDVIRFAEMLRGQLANFAPAIICAAREATAHESEGEVALYLADHESTEWTQFCLRQADLVLVVSAVNGDSGLNEAEKTLLARMDPDLAPRCDLVLLHPEQWRLPCDTRRWLQARTPREHHHVRAWLDDDFARLARLLTGNAVNVVLGGGGARGFAQIGVLKALREAGVPIDRICGTSMGSIIGALYAVGHSLDDVARISHEIWVKGRPLSDYTFPALAIIRGRRLHNMIKNALRGWDVEDTPIPFFCVSVNLTTADLVLHDRGSLWEGVRASISIPGIGPPLFRNGHMLVDGGILNNLPVDLARERHEGSLIAIDVSRQSAMQVPEDIDQVPSGWRVLWRRLNPFRQSLDVPRIFEILVRAATLSSNRLSKRAKEMADVLFVPPIEQFAIFGFDAMPEIVEIGYAYAVERLRGDLDDRIARHIDPAWRSAATIPTGEGHLPAGIGEDMRDPA; translated from the coding sequence ATGCAACACAACGCGATCGAACGGCTGTTGCGAACGGACCTTCTGGCCGGCGTTCCGGAAAACCTCTTGCGCGCGCTCGACCCGCCTCCCCAGTTGATTTCCATTCGGACCGGGGACACGTTGATCGAGCAAGGACGGCAGGGAGATGCCTTTTATCTGCTGGTTCACGGCCGGTTGCGGGCCTTCGTCGCCGGCAAGGACGGCATGTCACGGCGCGTCGGCGATGTTCTGCCCGGCGAGGGAGTGGGCGAAATGTCGCTGCTGACGAACGATCTGACTGCCGCGACGGTTCGCGCCACGCACGATTGCGAGCTCGTGCGCTTCTCGCGCGAATCCTACAAGCAGTTGATGGAATCGTCGCCTGCGGCCGCGCTCCAGGTCGCCCGGATGGTGATTAAGCGCCTGCGCAAGGGATTGAGCGAACAGCGACGGACGCTCCCCTACCGAGTGATCGCCATTCTGCCTCGGGACGACCGAATCGACGTAATCCGGTTCGCGGAAATGCTGCGGGGACAACTTGCGAATTTCGCGCCGGCGATCATTTGCGCCGCGCGCGAGGCAACGGCTCACGAGTCTGAGGGCGAGGTAGCCCTCTACTTGGCGGATCATGAATCGACGGAGTGGACGCAGTTTTGCCTTCGGCAGGCGGACCTGGTGCTCGTCGTGAGCGCGGTCAACGGCGATTCCGGGCTGAACGAAGCCGAGAAGACGCTTCTTGCCCGCATGGATCCCGATCTCGCGCCCCGGTGCGATCTCGTTCTACTGCATCCTGAACAATGGCGGCTGCCATGCGACACCCGACGCTGGCTGCAGGCGCGGACTCCCAGGGAGCACCATCATGTCCGCGCATGGCTCGATGACGATTTCGCTCGTTTGGCGCGGCTTTTGACCGGCAACGCCGTCAATGTCGTTCTCGGCGGTGGCGGCGCGCGAGGATTCGCGCAGATCGGCGTTCTCAAAGCCCTGCGCGAAGCCGGCGTGCCCATTGACCGAATCTGCGGGACGAGCATGGGATCGATCATCGGCGCGCTCTATGCGGTTGGGCACTCGCTTGACGATGTCGCGCGCATCAGCCACGAAATATGGGTCAAAGGGAGACCACTCTCCGACTACACCTTTCCCGCCCTGGCGATCATCCGGGGCCGGCGGCTTCACAATATGATTAAGAACGCCCTGCGCGGTTGGGACGTGGAAGATACGCCGATCCCGTTCTTTTGCGTTTCCGTGAACCTCACGACGGCCGACCTTGTTCTTCACGACCGGGGTTCCTTGTGGGAGGGCGTGAGAGCCAGCATATCGATTCCGGGGATTGGCCCGCCGCTGTTCCGGAACGGCCACATGTTGGTTGACGGCGGCATTCTCAACAATTTGCCGGTCGATCTGGCGCGCGAACGCCACGAGGGGAGCTTGATCGCCATCGACGTATCGCGGCAAAGCGCGATGCAAGTGCCGGAGGATATCGACCAGGTACCTTCGGGCTGGAGGGTTCTCTGGCGCAGGCTGAATCCGTTTCGCCAATCGCTCGACGTGCCCCGAATCTTCGAAATTCTCGTGCGCGCCGCCACGCTGAGCAGCAACCGCCTAAGCAAGCGCGCTAAAGAGATGGCGGACGTTCTCTTCGTACCGCCGATCGAGCAATTCGCCATCTTCGGCTTCGACGCCATGCCCGAGATCGTGGAGATCGGCTACGCCTATGCGGTTGAGCGCCTTCGGGGCGATCTCGACGATCGCATCGCCCGTCACATCGACCCGGCGTGGCGGTCGGCGGCCACGATCCCAACCGGAGAGGGTCATCTTCCAGCGGGGATCGGCGAAGACATGCGCGATCCGGCGTAA
- the plsY gene encoding glycerol-3-phosphate 1-O-acyltransferase PlsY, translated as MTAATGAIALAAAGGYLLGSIPFGLVLTRFAGVGDIRRVGSGNIGATNVLRTGRKGLAAATLILDGAKGAVAALAALALFGREAALVAGFAAVIGHNFPVWLRFKGGKGVATSLGTLIAVAWPVGIAACATWLAVAALFRFSSLAALAALGLAPLYAYLMGDRAGAALAAALGVLAFVRHRQNIRRLLKGEEPRIGK; from the coding sequence ATGACGGCGGCAACCGGCGCGATCGCGCTCGCCGCGGCCGGCGGCTACCTGCTCGGTTCGATTCCGTTCGGCCTGGTGCTGACCAGATTTGCCGGCGTGGGCGACATCCGCCGCGTCGGTTCCGGCAACATCGGCGCGACCAACGTGCTGCGCACCGGGCGCAAGGGCCTCGCCGCCGCGACGCTGATTCTCGACGGCGCCAAGGGCGCGGTCGCCGCGCTCGCGGCGCTCGCGCTTTTCGGGCGCGAGGCGGCGCTCGTCGCCGGCTTCGCCGCCGTCATCGGGCACAATTTTCCGGTCTGGCTCCGCTTCAAGGGCGGCAAGGGAGTGGCGACCAGCCTCGGCACCCTGATCGCCGTCGCCTGGCCGGTCGGGATCGCCGCCTGCGCCACTTGGCTCGCGGTCGCGGCGTTGTTTCGCTTTTCCTCGCTCGCGGCGCTGGCGGCCCTCGGTCTCGCGCCGCTGTACGCCTATCTCATGGGCGACCGGGCGGGCGCGGCGCTGGCCGCCGCCCTCGGCGTGCTCGCCTTCGTCCGCCATCGCCAAAATATTCGCCGCTTGCTCAAGGGCGAAGAACCGCGCATCGGCAAATGA
- a CDS encoding amidohydrolase family protein: MPKHPSPSRPTAYVNARLLDPASGLDALGGLLVEGEKIAAIGKDLFRDGARWRVPEGAAEVDCRGLCLAPGLVDMRVLSGEPGEEHKETLDSLGHAAVAGGVTSLVCLPNTTPVIDDMSVAEFIARRARKVGMSKAYVYGAATKGAKGVELAEMGLLAEAGALAFTDGLNAVANARVMKNALAYASSFDLLIVQHAEEPALAQGGAMNAGARATRLGLSGIPAAAEAIMVERDIRLAEMTGARLHFAHVSTAESLAAIRRAKDRGLKITCDTAPPYFALTEADVGDYRTFAKLSPPLRSEDDRRAVVAALKDGTIDAVASDHIPEDEEVKRLPFPQAAFGGIGLETLLPITLELVHNRELAMLDALRLVTAAPAKLMRLAAGELAAGRPADFVLFDPERAWQVDADKLHSKSKNSPFDGRAVQGRAVATYVDGRAVFAAESDRR, translated from the coding sequence ATGCCGAAACACCCGAGCCCCTCGCGCCCGACCGCCTACGTCAACGCGCGCCTGCTCGATCCGGCGAGCGGGCTCGACGCCCTGGGCGGCCTTTTGGTCGAGGGCGAGAAGATCGCCGCGATCGGCAAGGATCTCTTCCGCGACGGCGCCCGATGGCGCGTCCCCGAGGGCGCGGCCGAGGTCGATTGCCGCGGGCTCTGTCTCGCGCCCGGGCTGGTCGACATGCGCGTTCTTTCCGGCGAACCGGGGGAGGAACACAAGGAAACGCTCGATTCGCTGGGCCACGCGGCGGTCGCCGGCGGCGTCACCAGCCTGGTGTGCCTGCCCAACACCACGCCGGTGATCGACGACATGTCGGTCGCCGAATTCATCGCCCGCCGCGCGCGCAAAGTCGGCATGAGCAAGGCCTACGTCTACGGCGCCGCGACCAAGGGCGCCAAGGGCGTCGAGCTCGCGGAAATGGGCCTCTTGGCCGAGGCCGGCGCGCTCGCCTTCACCGACGGCCTCAACGCCGTCGCCAACGCGCGGGTGATGAAGAACGCGCTCGCCTACGCCTCCAGCTTCGATCTCCTGATCGTCCAGCACGCCGAGGAACCGGCGCTCGCCCAGGGCGGCGCCATGAACGCCGGCGCGCGGGCGACCCGGCTCGGGCTTTCCGGCATTCCGGCCGCGGCCGAGGCGATCATGGTCGAGCGCGACATTCGGCTGGCCGAGATGACCGGCGCGCGGCTGCACTTCGCCCACGTTTCGACCGCCGAATCGCTCGCCGCCATCCGCCGCGCCAAGGACCGCGGCCTCAAGATCACCTGCGACACCGCGCCGCCCTACTTCGCGCTGACCGAGGCCGATGTCGGCGACTACCGCACCTTCGCCAAGCTGTCGCCGCCGCTCCGGAGCGAGGACGACCGCCGCGCCGTCGTCGCCGCGCTCAAGGACGGGACCATCGACGCCGTCGCCTCCGACCACATTCCCGAGGACGAAGAGGTCAAGCGGCTGCCCTTCCCGCAGGCGGCCTTCGGCGGCATCGGGCTCGAAACCCTGCTGCCGATCACCCTCGAACTGGTCCACAACCGCGAGCTCGCGATGCTCGACGCCCTCCGGCTCGTCACCGCCGCCCCGGCCAAGTTGATGCGCCTCGCCGCCGGCGAGTTGGCGGCGGGACGTCCCGCCGATTTCGTCCTGTTCGATCCCGAGCGCGCCTGGCAGGTGGACGCGGACAAGCTCCATTCCAAGTCCAAGAACTCGCCTTTCGACGGCCGCGCCGTGCAGGGCCGCGCGGTCGCCACCTACGTCGACGGCCGCGCGGTATTCGCCGCAGAAAGCGACCGCCGATGA
- a CDS encoding aspartate carbamoyltransferase catalytic subunit translates to MPPAPFEGFAHRHLLGIEGLTASEIAVLLDRSESYVELNRGAAKKQATLDGRTIVNLFFESSTRTRTSFELAGKRLGADIINMSVSTSAIKKGETLIDTAMTLNAMHPDVLVLRHPDSGAARLLSDKVNCAVVNAGDGSHEHPTQALLDALTIRRRKGKLEGLRVAICGDISHSRVARSNIHLLTTMGASVRLIAPRTLVPSRVETLGAEVFHDMARGLEGCDIVMMLRLQTERMQSALFPSLREYFRFYGLDYDKLAAAKPDALIMHPGPMNRGVEIDSLVADDFGRSVIREQVEMGVAVRMAVLEILTANLARTAQKNL, encoded by the coding sequence ATGCCGCCCGCACCCTTCGAGGGGTTCGCGCACCGGCATTTGCTGGGGATCGAGGGCCTGACCGCGTCCGAAATCGCGGTCCTGCTCGACCGCTCCGAATCCTACGTCGAACTCAATCGCGGCGCCGCCAAGAAGCAGGCGACCCTCGACGGGCGGACCATCGTCAACCTGTTCTTCGAAAGCTCGACCCGCACGCGCACCTCGTTCGAGCTGGCGGGCAAACGGCTCGGCGCCGACATCATCAACATGTCGGTCTCGACCAGCGCCATCAAGAAGGGCGAAACCCTGATCGACACGGCGATGACGCTGAACGCCATGCACCCCGACGTGCTGGTGCTGCGTCATCCCGACTCGGGCGCCGCCCGGCTGCTCTCCGACAAGGTCAACTGCGCCGTGGTCAACGCCGGCGACGGCTCGCACGAGCATCCGACCCAGGCGCTGCTGGACGCGCTCACCATCCGCCGGCGCAAGGGCAAGCTCGAAGGATTGCGGGTCGCCATCTGCGGCGACATCTCGCATTCGCGGGTGGCGCGCTCGAACATCCACCTGCTGACGACGATGGGCGCGAGCGTGCGCCTGATCGCGCCGCGCACCCTGGTGCCGTCGAGGGTCGAGACCCTCGGCGCCGAGGTGTTCCACGACATGGCGCGCGGGCTCGAAGGCTGCGACATCGTGATGATGCTCAGGCTCCAGACCGAACGCATGCAGTCGGCGCTGTTCCCGTCCTTGCGCGAATACTTCCGCTTCTACGGCCTCGACTACGACAAGCTCGCCGCCGCCAAGCCCGACGCGCTGATCATGCACCCGGGCCCGATGAACCGCGGCGTCGAGATCGACTCGCTGGTCGCCGACGACTTCGGGCGCAGCGTGATCCGCGAGCAGGTGGAAATGGGCGTCGCCGTGCGCATGGCGGTGCTCGAAATCCTCACCGCCAACCTCGCCCGCACGGCGCAGAAGAACCTGTAG
- a CDS encoding sulfotransferase has product MPVREPLEGCGRHRAGGTGHRAGTIGRWPCGDKRSGGRLESPLQEGEIRVDDAWRIMQQRLDWVFSRRIAFVMGATRWGTALVERALDAHPEIAAKGEGRIAETILPLMGQAVGHYRRRLEEAKAECERAGLPFTAPALDAGDGLHLARVAFGLALARYAGSKPAKCLVERTPEHALALAELESLAPGAYYVHVVRDGRDEAVAAWDRGLGTEGNAFARRHPSFADFAETFARRWTGAVAAARTFGRAHLDHFIEIKSEHLLDRPTPTLSRLCRFLGVDWRESRIAPCLEAAADFSPDGAGGFWRERFDAAARAAFRRHAGEMLKLFDYED; this is encoded by the coding sequence ATGCCGGTGCGCGAACCCCTCGAAGGGTGCGGGCGGCATCGCGCGGGCGGGACCGGTCATCGGGCCGGGACTATAGGCCGGTGGCCTTGTGGCGACAAGCGGTCCGGCGGTCGGCTAGAGTCGCCTCTCCAAGAGGGAGAAATCCGCGTGGACGACGCCTGGCGGATCATGCAGCAGCGCCTCGATTGGGTTTTTTCCCGGCGAATCGCCTTCGTCATGGGCGCGACGCGATGGGGCACGGCGCTGGTCGAGCGCGCCCTCGATGCGCACCCCGAAATCGCCGCCAAGGGCGAAGGGCGGATCGCCGAAACCATCCTGCCGCTGATGGGCCAGGCGGTCGGCCACTACCGCCGGCGGCTGGAGGAAGCGAAGGCCGAATGCGAACGCGCCGGGTTGCCGTTCACCGCGCCGGCGCTGGACGCGGGCGACGGCCTGCATCTCGCGCGCGTCGCGTTCGGCCTGGCGCTCGCGCGCTACGCCGGATCGAAGCCGGCGAAATGCCTGGTCGAGCGCACGCCCGAACACGCGCTCGCGCTCGCCGAGCTGGAATCCTTGGCGCCCGGCGCCTATTACGTCCACGTGGTGCGCGACGGCCGCGACGAAGCGGTGGCGGCGTGGGACCGCGGCCTCGGAACCGAAGGCAACGCCTTCGCCCGGCGCCATCCGTCGTTCGCCGATTTCGCCGAAACCTTCGCGCGCCGCTGGACCGGCGCGGTGGCGGCGGCGCGCACGTTCGGCCGCGCGCACCTCGACCATTTCATCGAGATCAAGAGCGAACACCTGCTCGACCGCCCGACGCCGACGCTTTCGCGCCTCTGTCGCTTCCTCGGCGTCGACTGGCGCGAGAGCCGCATCGCGCCGTGCCTCGAGGCGGCGGCGGATTTTTCCCCCGACGGCGCCGGCGGATTCTGGCGCGAACGCTTCGACGCCGCGGCGCGCGCGGCGTTTCGCCGCCACGCCGGCGAAATGCTCAAGCTGTTCGATTACGAGGATTGA
- the ruvX gene encoding Holliday junction resolvase RuvX, producing the protein MPVIPLEALAASLKGEARVLGLDVGTKTIGLALSDARRMVASPMETIRRTRLAADLARIGELVAKHGVGGFVVGLPVALDGREGPRCQAVRQFAKDLLGACDLPLAFWDERLSSAAVERVLIDEADMSRARRREVVDKMAAAYILQGALDRIARANPRAG; encoded by the coding sequence ATGCCCGTTATTCCCCTCGAAGCCCTGGCGGCGAGCCTGAAAGGCGAGGCCCGCGTGCTCGGCCTCGACGTCGGGACGAAAACCATCGGGCTCGCGCTGTCGGACGCGCGCCGGATGGTGGCGAGCCCGATGGAAACGATTCGGCGGACGCGGCTTGCCGCCGACCTCGCGCGCATCGGGGAACTGGTCGCCAAGCACGGCGTCGGCGGATTTGTGGTCGGGTTGCCGGTCGCGCTCGACGGACGCGAGGGGCCCCGCTGCCAGGCGGTGCGCCAGTTCGCCAAGGACCTGCTCGGCGCGTGCGACCTGCCGCTCGCGTTCTGGGACGAGCGGCTGTCGTCGGCCGCGGTCGAACGGGTCTTGATCGACGAAGCCGACATGAGCCGGGCGCGGCGGCGCGAGGTGGTGGACAAGATGGCGGCGGCCTACATCCTGCAGGGCGCGCTGGATCGAATCGCGCGGGCGAATCCCCGCGCGGGATAG
- the gatC gene encoding Asp-tRNA(Asn)/Glu-tRNA(Gln) amidotransferase subunit GatC produces the protein MALTRDQVRTIAFLARIRVKDEDLDAMAREISGILAWIEQLNEVKTEGVEPMTSVADMTLRLRADKVDDGGIAAAALKNAPEPAEGFYAVPKVVE, from the coding sequence ATGGCGCTTACCCGCGATCAAGTCCGGACCATCGCGTTCCTCGCCCGCATCCGCGTCAAGGACGAGGATCTCGACGCCATGGCCAGGGAAATCTCCGGCATCCTCGCCTGGATCGAGCAGTTGAACGAGGTCAAGACCGAGGGCGTCGAGCCGATGACCTCGGTCGCCGACATGACGCTGAGGCTGCGCGCCGACAAGGTCGACGACGGCGGCATTGCCGCCGCCGCGCTCAAGAACGCGCCCGAACCGGCGGAAGGCTTCTACGCGGTGCCGAAGGTGGTGGAATGA
- the gatA gene encoding Asp-tRNA(Asn)/Glu-tRNA(Gln) amidotransferase subunit GatA translates to MSALTDLDIAGALAGLAQRQFSAVELAQAHLAAMAKARALNAFIVETPELALAQAAESDKRRLAGRALGALDGLPLAIKDLFCTEGVQTTAASNILKGFVPPYESTVSANLKRAGAVFVGKTNLDEFAMGSSNITSAFGPAKNPWGPPMGRVGNKELVPGGSSGGSAAAVAAGLALGATGTDTGGSIRQPASFCGIVGLKPTYGRCSRFGIVAFASSLDQAGPMTRTVKDAALMLSAMAGHDPRDSTSANVPCPDFAQAVDRPVKGLRVGIPKEYRLDGMPAEIDALWRKAEDWFRAQGCEVVEVSLPHTRYALPTYYIVAPAEASSNLARYDGVRFGLRVPGETLDDMYMNTRAAGFGAEVRRRILIGTYVLSAGYYDAYYLKAQQVRTLIARDFRAAFEDVDAILAPTAPSPAFALGEKMDDPVAMYLNDVFTVPASLAGLPAISVPAGLSANGLPLGLQVIGRAFDEETVLRAGAAIERASAFDARPSQVGRR, encoded by the coding sequence ATGAGCGCGCTCACCGACCTCGATATCGCCGGGGCGCTGGCCGGGCTCGCCCAGCGCCAATTTTCCGCCGTCGAACTGGCGCAGGCGCACCTCGCGGCGATGGCGAAGGCGCGCGCGCTCAACGCCTTCATCGTCGAGACGCCGGAGCTGGCGCTCGCCCAGGCCGCCGAATCGGACAAGCGCCGGCTCGCCGGCAGGGCGCTCGGGGCCCTCGACGGCCTTCCGCTCGCGATCAAGGACCTGTTCTGCACCGAAGGGGTGCAGACCACCGCCGCCTCGAACATCCTCAAGGGCTTCGTCCCTCCTTACGAATCGACCGTGAGCGCGAACCTGAAGCGCGCCGGGGCGGTGTTCGTCGGCAAGACCAACCTCGACGAATTCGCCATGGGTTCGTCCAACATCACCTCAGCCTTCGGTCCGGCGAAGAATCCGTGGGGACCGCCCATGGGCCGCGTCGGCAACAAGGAACTGGTTCCCGGCGGCTCGTCGGGCGGCTCGGCGGCGGCGGTCGCGGCCGGGCTCGCGCTCGGCGCCACCGGCACCGATACCGGCGGCTCGATCCGCCAGCCCGCGTCGTTCTGCGGCATCGTCGGGCTCAAGCCGACCTACGGGCGCTGCTCGCGCTTCGGCATCGTCGCGTTCGCGTCCTCCCTCGACCAGGCGGGGCCGATGACGCGGACCGTCAAGGACGCGGCGCTCATGCTTTCGGCCATGGCCGGGCACGATCCCCGGGATTCGACCTCGGCCAACGTGCCGTGCCCGGATTTCGCCCAGGCGGTCGACCGGCCGGTCAAGGGCCTGCGCGTCGGCATCCCGAAGGAATACCGGCTCGACGGCATGCCGGCCGAGATCGACGCCCTTTGGCGCAAGGCGGAAGACTGGTTCCGCGCGCAAGGATGCGAAGTCGTCGAGGTGTCGCTGCCGCACACCCGCTACGCGCTCCCCACCTATTACATCGTCGCCCCGGCGGAGGCGTCTTCCAACCTCGCGCGCTACGACGGGGTGCGCTTCGGGCTGCGCGTCCCGGGCGAAACGCTCGACGACATGTACATGAACACCCGCGCCGCGGGCTTCGGCGCCGAGGTCCGCCGGCGCATCCTGATCGGCACCTACGTGCTGTCGGCCGGCTACTACGACGCCTATTACCTGAAGGCGCAGCAGGTGCGGACCCTGATCGCGCGCGATTTCCGCGCCGCGTTCGAGGACGTGGACGCGATCCTGGCGCCGACCGCGCCGTCGCCCGCGTTCGCGCTGGGCGAAAAGATGGACGATCCGGTCGCCATGTATCTCAACGACGTGTTCACGGTGCCGGCGAGCCTGGCCGGCCTGCCCGCGATCTCGGTGCCGGCGGGCCTGAGCGCGAACGGCCTGCCGCTCGGCCTCCAGGTGATCGGCCGCGCCTTCGACGAGGAAACGGTGCTGCGCGCCGGGGCCGCGATCGAGCGCGCGTCGGCGTTCGATGCCCGCCCATCCCAGGTGGGGCGGAGATAG